Proteins encoded together in one Riemerella anatipestifer window:
- a CDS encoding SDR family NAD(P)-dependent oxidoreductase has translation MKLKKILIVGASSGIGKATAITLASQGFQLVLMSRNVEKLTEVSQQCSGDGHQVFSVDVTDEEALYNAIAESLQDGIPYDGFVYSAGMEATIPSKLIKKEYLERVLSVNSIPAVLISKCLLKKNYLSSQGASFVLVSSVMGHLGQTAKTAYCMSKHALSGISKALSLELAPKNIRVNCVLPGMVKTDMSIKILESISQENIQKIESMHPLGLGQPEDVANTIKFLLSEDSKWITGVDIPVDGGYSAQ, from the coding sequence ATGAAACTAAAAAAGATTTTAATTGTTGGTGCCTCTTCAGGTATCGGGAAGGCAACTGCCATCACGTTAGCTAGTCAAGGTTTTCAACTTGTTTTGATGTCTCGTAATGTTGAAAAATTAACAGAGGTATCCCAACAATGTAGTGGAGACGGGCATCAAGTATTTTCAGTAGATGTTACAGATGAAGAAGCCTTGTATAACGCTATAGCAGAAAGTCTTCAAGATGGTATTCCATACGATGGTTTTGTGTATTCTGCGGGCATGGAAGCCACGATTCCCTCTAAGCTGATTAAAAAGGAATACTTAGAAAGAGTATTGTCCGTAAATAGCATACCAGCAGTGTTAATTTCTAAATGTTTGCTGAAGAAAAATTACCTTTCTTCCCAGGGGGCAAGTTTTGTGTTGGTTAGTTCGGTAATGGGACATTTGGGACAAACGGCAAAAACAGCCTATTGTATGTCCAAACATGCTCTTTCAGGGATTTCAAAGGCGTTATCCCTAGAGTTGGCTCCTAAGAACATACGAGTAAACTGTGTGCTTCCCGGAATGGTAAAAACCGATATGTCTATAAAAATACTAGAAAGTATCAGCCAAGAAAATATACAAAAGATAGAAAGTATGCATCCTTTGGGATTGGGACAGCCAGAAGATGTTGCCAATACCATTAAATTTTTACTTTCAGAGGATTCTAAGTGGATAACTGGAGTAGATATCCCCGTAGATGGTGGATATAGTGCACAATAA
- a CDS encoding acyl carrier protein — protein sequence MKEKIIKIMAEVFEMDENSFPQEISQETVENWDSLRHLNLIVEIEESFDVSFEPEEISEMITMDKILEMLQKQGKQ from the coding sequence ATGAAAGAGAAAATAATTAAAATAATGGCAGAAGTTTTTGAGATGGATGAGAATAGCTTTCCACAAGAAATTTCACAAGAAACGGTAGAAAATTGGGATTCGCTCCGTCATCTTAACCTTATTGTAGAGATAGAAGAGTCTTTTGATGTATCTTTTGAGCCAGAAGAAATTTCCGAAATGATTACTATGGACAAGATTTTGGAAATGCTTCAAAAACAGGGAAAACAATAA
- a CDS encoding HAD-IIIC family phosphatase: MSKYIYRNYTIEYLFDAQDVFSGYGDVSKPTQGHSDYIIFYQINPSLSPEEQINEIEDIKSKINFILHSGLTGRVIIFTLYRDTNRDWNIKTPELLNAIDSFNIQFLQEKSAQYGHVKILDINRFLQEQKLPIIEWRFFFTSQMPYNPKFSKAFKDWFYKQTHALDLKRKKCIVLDCDNTLWGGVVGEEGPFGIKLGMDYPGICFQSFQKLLLKLSEKGVILAVCSKNNLKDVQEVWDKNPNHLINSNVLSAYRINWQDKASNIKSIAEELNIGTDSFVFIDDNPVERGLVKEFLPEVAVPDFPDKPYELVNFFWQVYHDYFMAYEFSAEDMKKTEQYKQNFFRNESKKAFDDMDDYLSSLGMEIDIIQANESNISRIAQMTQKTNQFNLTTRRYTQEQLQYMLSQGASIYCAHVKDKFGDNGITIAAIITEKEQCLHLDSYLLSCRILGREIEKTVLLALIDKIKKEKQLSNITAEFIPTKKNAMATNFLEKVGFTLIETTTDGVKKYRLEHSEKLQMKDYYKITFK, translated from the coding sequence ATGTCAAAATATATATATAGAAACTATACGATAGAGTATCTATTTGATGCTCAAGATGTTTTTAGTGGGTATGGAGATGTTAGTAAACCTACACAAGGGCATAGCGATTATATAATCTTTTATCAGATAAATCCTTCACTGTCTCCAGAGGAGCAAATTAACGAAATAGAGGATATAAAGTCTAAAATTAATTTTATTCTACATTCGGGACTCACAGGTAGGGTCATAATCTTTACTCTGTATCGAGATACCAATCGAGATTGGAATATCAAAACACCCGAACTTTTGAATGCAATAGATTCTTTTAATATACAGTTTTTGCAAGAAAAATCGGCTCAATATGGTCATGTGAAGATATTGGATATCAATCGCTTTTTACAAGAACAAAAACTGCCTATTATAGAATGGCGTTTCTTTTTTACCTCTCAAATGCCTTACAATCCCAAATTTTCCAAGGCATTTAAGGATTGGTTTTATAAACAAACTCATGCGTTGGATTTGAAGAGAAAAAAATGTATTGTTTTGGATTGTGATAATACCTTGTGGGGAGGGGTTGTGGGCGAAGAAGGTCCTTTTGGTATTAAATTGGGTATGGATTATCCAGGAATTTGTTTTCAAAGCTTTCAGAAACTGCTTTTAAAGCTTTCGGAGAAAGGAGTGATATTGGCTGTTTGTAGCAAAAATAACTTAAAAGATGTACAAGAGGTTTGGGACAAAAATCCTAATCATTTGATTAATAGTAATGTGCTTTCGGCGTATCGAATTAATTGGCAGGATAAGGCATCGAATATTAAATCCATAGCCGAAGAGTTGAATATTGGCACGGATAGTTTTGTTTTTATAGACGATAATCCTGTAGAAAGAGGATTGGTAAAGGAGTTTTTGCCAGAGGTGGCGGTGCCTGATTTTCCGGATAAACCTTATGAGTTGGTTAACTTTTTTTGGCAGGTATACCACGATTATTTTATGGCATATGAGTTTTCTGCGGAGGATATGAAGAAAACAGAACAGTATAAACAAAATTTCTTCCGCAACGAAAGTAAGAAAGCCTTTGATGATATGGACGACTATTTGTCGAGTTTGGGCATGGAGATAGACATTATTCAAGCCAATGAAAGTAATATTTCCAGAATTGCTCAAATGACACAAAAAACCAATCAGTTCAATCTTACAACCAGAAGATACACACAAGAGCAGTTACAATATATGTTATCGCAGGGAGCATCTATCTATTGTGCCCATGTAAAGGATAAATTTGGAGATAATGGTATTACCATTGCTGCGATTATTACAGAAAAAGAGCAGTGTTTACATCTAGATTCGTATCTTTTGAGTTGTAGAATATTAGGTCGAGAGATAGAAAAAACGGTACTTTTGGCATTGATTGATAAAATTAAAAAAGAAAAACAGCTTAGCAATATTACGGCAGAGTTTATCCCAACTAAAAAAAATGCAATGGCAACTAATTTTTTAGAAAAAGTAGGATTTACTCTAATAGAAACGACGACTGACGGTGTTAAAAAGTATCGCTTAGAGCATTCTGAAAAATTACAAATGAAAGATTATTACAAAATAACATTTAAATAG
- a CDS encoding VOC family protein: protein MKLHHYGFATKSIDKSLKEFEKIGYTATSEKIIDPIQGVELLFIGNDTSHLIELVSPLHWTKTISPVTKILQKNGASLYHICYEVEDLDVTIEDFKKKKFLLVLAPTPAVAFNNRRISFMYNTHLGLIEFLEK, encoded by the coding sequence ATGAAACTACATCATTACGGTTTTGCAACCAAGTCTATAGATAAAAGCCTAAAAGAATTTGAAAAAATAGGCTACACAGCGACTAGTGAAAAAATTATAGATCCCATACAAGGGGTAGAGCTTTTGTTCATCGGTAATGATACGAGTCATTTAATAGAGCTGGTATCTCCATTGCATTGGACAAAAACGATAAGCCCAGTAACGAAAATATTACAAAAAAATGGAGCTTCCCTCTATCACATTTGTTATGAGGTAGAGGATTTAGATGTTACAATAGAGGATTTCAAAAAAAAGAAATTTTTGTTAGTGTTAGCCCCAACGCCTGCAGTAGCATTTAACAATAGAAGAATTAGTTTTATGTACAATACACATTTAGGTTTAATAGAATTTTTAGAAAAATAA
- a CDS encoding 3-oxoacyl-ACP synthase III family protein codes for MAFLQIPNVHIKGIAACVPKKVVKNESLTNIFPQEELEKIINSVGIKERRIADASITASDLCMKAAEKLFADLEIDRESIDVLIFMSQTSDYKIPATAPILQQKLGLSKDCACFDVTLACSGYVYALTTAFTYLNLPNVRRVLLLDGETFSKIVNPKDKTNALLYGDAGTATLLEKKEGEHFSSLLKTDGSGWDAVMIKAGGCRVPTTHQSFQEYEREDGSLGDDTQIYMNGIDVFNFTMKVVPKSIKEITEKCEIALEDIDKIIFHQANKFMTDFFTKKLKYRSDNVPYSLDKFGNTSSATIPLTIVSELKNWQSERKRVLISGFGAGLSWGAAILNLDGTHISDLQEI; via the coding sequence ATGGCATTTTTACAAATTCCTAATGTACATATCAAGGGTATCGCAGCTTGTGTGCCTAAAAAAGTCGTAAAAAATGAAAGCCTTACAAATATTTTTCCTCAGGAAGAGTTAGAGAAAATTATTAACTCCGTTGGTATTAAAGAACGAAGAATCGCTGATGCTAGTATAACGGCATCTGATTTGTGCATGAAGGCTGCTGAAAAACTATTTGCCGATTTGGAAATAGATAGAGAAAGTATAGATGTGTTGATATTTATGTCTCAAACCAGCGATTATAAAATTCCTGCCACAGCACCGATATTGCAACAAAAATTAGGACTTAGTAAAGATTGTGCTTGTTTTGATGTTACTTTGGCTTGTAGTGGCTATGTATACGCTTTAACAACGGCTTTTACTTACCTTAATCTACCTAATGTGCGTAGAGTGTTGCTTTTAGATGGCGAAACATTTTCTAAAATAGTAAATCCTAAAGATAAAACCAATGCGTTGCTTTACGGAGATGCAGGTACGGCTACTTTGTTAGAAAAGAAAGAGGGAGAACATTTTTCTAGTTTACTAAAAACCGACGGATCAGGTTGGGATGCTGTTATGATAAAAGCGGGAGGATGTAGAGTGCCTACCACGCATCAGTCTTTTCAAGAATATGAAAGAGAGGACGGTAGTTTGGGTGATGATACTCAGATATATATGAATGGAATCGATGTATTCAATTTTACTATGAAAGTAGTTCCTAAAAGCATTAAAGAAATCACGGAAAAATGCGAAATAGCATTGGAGGATATTGATAAAATCATATTTCATCAAGCCAATAAATTTATGACGGATTTCTTTACTAAGAAATTGAAGTATCGTTCAGATAATGTTCCATATAGTTTAGATAAATTTGGAAATACAAGCTCTGCTACCATACCGCTTACCATTGTTAGTGAACTAAAAAATTGGCAAAGCGAGAGAAAAAGAGTGTTAATTAGTGGATTTGGTGCTGGATTATCTTGGGGAGCTGCTATTTTAAACTTAGATGGGACACATATTTCGGATTTACAAGAAATCTAA
- a CDS encoding acyl carrier protein, producing the protein MNEQTFLEHFASIFDEVELEEITMDTEFKNFEEWSSLTALGLLAVMEEEYEVTLTHNDIKGATLVRDIYEIVKDKTE; encoded by the coding sequence ATGAATGAACAAACTTTTTTAGAGCATTTTGCTTCTATATTCGATGAAGTTGAATTGGAAGAAATAACCATGGATACCGAATTCAAAAATTTTGAAGAGTGGAGTTCCCTTACTGCTTTGGGATTACTTGCTGTAATGGAAGAAGAATATGAGGTAACTCTTACACATAACGATATCAAAGGGGCTACTCTGGTACGCGATATTTATGAAATAGTAAAAGATAAAACCGAATAA
- a CDS encoding acetyltransferase: protein MKKIAIIGAGGFGQEVFCIWKDLLITQQQTFEFIGFFDDDTLVKSNAYGKVLGKVEGLNNIDYSIEVAIAVGKPIHLSTISTLLNNNNISFPNIIHPTAVFYDKENLVLGKGNIFAPNTMLSCNVTIGNFNIFNTRVTIGHDSKVGDFNVLSPNAQISGGVEIGNLNYLGFNCGVIQQKKIGNNNILGAGSILLRSIKSDSTYIGNPAIRVNF, encoded by the coding sequence ATGAAAAAAATAGCAATTATTGGAGCAGGAGGTTTTGGGCAAGAGGTATTTTGCATCTGGAAAGATTTGTTGATTACACAGCAGCAAACTTTTGAATTTATAGGTTTTTTTGATGATGATACACTGGTTAAAAGCAATGCCTATGGTAAGGTATTAGGAAAAGTGGAGGGCTTGAACAATATTGATTATTCCATAGAAGTCGCTATTGCCGTTGGGAAACCCATACACCTAAGTACGATAAGTACATTATTAAATAACAATAATATTTCTTTCCCTAATATCATACATCCCACAGCGGTATTTTATGACAAAGAAAATTTAGTTTTGGGAAAAGGAAATATTTTTGCTCCCAATACTATGCTAAGTTGTAATGTAACCATAGGTAATTTTAATATTTTTAATACTAGGGTTACCATAGGGCATGATAGCAAGGTAGGAGACTTTAATGTATTGAGTCCCAATGCGCAAATATCAGGAGGGGTGGAAATAGGTAATCTCAATTATTTAGGTTTTAATTGTGGGGTTATTCAACAAAAAAAGATAGGAAACAATAACATATTAGGTGCAGGGAGCATATTACTTAGAAGTATTAAAAGCGATTCCACTTATATTGGAAACCCTGCTATAAGAGTTAATTTTTAA
- a CDS encoding sugar transferase — translation MYRDFFKPIMDFTLALVGFLLLSPVFILVTIGLFFANQGKPFFFQKRPGKNERIFSIIKFKTMNDKKDANGNLLSDAERLTAIGKFVRKTSLDEIPQLLNVIKGDMSLVGPRPLLPQYLPLYNEEQKKRHNVRPGITGWAQVNGRNAISWQQKFEYDVWYVENISLSLDIKILLLTVKKVFVSEGISQEGQATIEPFKGNE, via the coding sequence ATGTATAGAGATTTTTTTAAACCTATTATGGATTTCACTTTGGCTCTTGTTGGTTTCTTGCTATTAAGTCCTGTTTTTATTTTAGTTACAATAGGTTTGTTTTTTGCAAACCAAGGGAAGCCTTTCTTTTTTCAGAAAAGACCTGGGAAAAATGAACGTATTTTTAGTATCATTAAGTTCAAAACAATGAATGATAAAAAAGATGCTAATGGTAATTTATTGTCTGATGCAGAACGCTTAACAGCAATAGGTAAATTCGTTAGAAAAACATCGTTAGATGAAATTCCGCAACTATTAAATGTAATTAAGGGAGATATGAGCTTAGTTGGTCCAAGACCTCTACTACCACAGTATTTGCCATTATATAATGAGGAACAGAAAAAAAGACATAATGTGCGTCCTGGCATTACAGGTTGGGCTCAAGTCAACGGCAGAAACGCTATCTCGTGGCAGCAAAAATTTGAATACGATGTTTGGTATGTAGAAAATATCTCACTATCTTTGGATATCAAAATTTTATTATTAACGGTAAAGAAAGTCTTTGTCTCCGAGGGGATTTCCCAAGAAGGACAGGCAACTATAGAGCCATTTAAAGGGAATGAATAG
- a CDS encoding glycosyltransferase family 4 protein, translating to MQKRKLFRVTTVPISLYALLRGQLRYMSDHFDVWGISSFGKELQLVEEEEEVCVSAVEMSRKITPFQDLKSLWKMWLLFRREKPCIVHTHTPKAGLIGMLASKLAGVPIRLHTVAGLPLMETKGGKRKLLDFVEKLTYACATKVYPNSKGLYDFIVEQKYTSIDKLSIIANGSSNGINTTHFSPKQISEELKKQLRKELDIKDTDFVYIFVGRLVGDKGINELIKAFKQIQKQNIKLLLVGAEERDLDPLKTETIQEIERNKNIIAVGFQKDVRPYFAIADALVFPSYREGFPNVVMQAGAMGLPSIVSNINGCNEIIENNKNGLIVPSKDVESLRKAMQIIIDDDNLYLRLKENSREMIVSCYQREFVWEELLKEYNKLIRENV from the coding sequence ATGCAGAAAAGAAAATTATTTAGAGTAACCACAGTTCCTATTTCTCTTTATGCTTTGCTGAGAGGACAACTGAGGTATATGTCTGACCATTTTGATGTTTGGGGTATTTCATCTTTCGGAAAAGAACTTCAGTTGGTAGAGGAGGAAGAGGAAGTATGTGTTTCCGCAGTTGAGATGTCAAGAAAAATAACGCCTTTTCAAGATTTAAAATCACTTTGGAAAATGTGGCTCTTGTTTAGGAGAGAGAAGCCTTGTATCGTTCATACACATACACCAAAAGCAGGGTTGATTGGGATGTTGGCATCTAAATTAGCAGGAGTTCCTATTCGTTTACATACAGTGGCGGGTCTACCTCTGATGGAAACCAAAGGAGGTAAGCGTAAATTATTGGATTTTGTAGAAAAATTGACTTATGCTTGTGCTACCAAAGTGTATCCGAATTCTAAGGGGTTGTATGATTTTATTGTGGAGCAAAAATATACTTCAATAGATAAATTGAGTATTATAGCGAATGGTTCTTCAAACGGTATCAATACCACTCATTTTTCTCCCAAACAAATAAGTGAGGAATTGAAAAAGCAATTAAGGAAAGAACTGGATATTAAAGATACTGATTTTGTTTACATTTTTGTAGGTAGATTAGTTGGTGATAAAGGGATTAATGAGTTAATAAAAGCTTTTAAACAAATACAGAAACAAAATATTAAATTACTTTTAGTAGGAGCAGAAGAAAGAGACTTAGATCCTTTAAAAACTGAGACTATTCAAGAAATTGAAAGGAATAAGAATATTATAGCTGTTGGATTTCAAAAAGATGTAAGGCCTTACTTTGCTATTGCTGATGCTCTTGTGTTTCCAAGTTATCGGGAAGGCTTTCCTAATGTAGTTATGCAGGCAGGAGCTATGGGACTTCCAAGCATTGTGTCAAACATTAATGGATGCAATGAAATTATAGAGAATAACAAAAATGGGTTAATTGTTCCATCGAAAGATGTAGAAAGTCTTCGAAAGGCTATGCAAATCATTATAGATGATGATAATTTGTATTTACGGTTAAAAGAAAATAGTAGAGAAATGATTGTAAGCTGTTATCAGCGTGAGTTTGTATGGGAAGAATTATTAAAAGAGTATAATAAGCTAATTAGAGAGAATGTATAG
- the asnB gene encoding asparagine synthase (glutamine-hydrolyzing) has product MCGINGLILKDINSDSAIKKLEIMNQRIFHRGPDEDGFFVEQKEQNVIGFAMRRLSIIDLSSGKQPIFSEDGTKVIVFNGEIYNYQSLRKQLLSVGKTFKTNSDTEVILRLYEVYGKEAFKMLDGMFAFSIYDKSINKVFIARDFFGEKPLYYQNSKGGLIWCSELKSLMSVSEEERVISKEGLNLYFQLTYIPAPFTIYEGVYKLEPNHFIEYDLVANEFRLEKIHIEGKFDKREISFDDAKKELRDLVKESVLSRSISDVPIGTFLSGGVDSSIVTVCLAEEMGQKINTFSIGYDKKSFDESDKSKIVAKQIGSTHHQFILKEQDLEDEITSVLQNFDEPFADSSALPSFFVAKKTSEYVKVALTGDGGDEVFGGYNKYLIGKINERYTQIVPKALHCTIKKVSDFLTKQKEDQRGLKFKVRKAVNAIDYGGEFYYNMVKLGFQEPELSRFLRKEWLVKDALSLYKERIPNPKTLNDFRNVDRMISLEGDMIVKVDRTSMLTSLECRAPFLNKKLWDYSHTLPEHYLLNGNNKKYILKKAFEDKFPEGFLEKSKKGFGVPVGDWLKSTLKEELMSYVVTEKLEKQGLFNVLEIQKLVYNHLNEIEDNTFRVWTLYCFQKWYFNMHLE; this is encoded by the coding sequence ATGTGCGGTATTAATGGACTTATTTTAAAAGATATAAATTCTGATTCAGCGATAAAGAAGCTGGAAATAATGAATCAAAGAATTTTTCATCGTGGACCAGATGAAGATGGGTTCTTTGTAGAGCAAAAAGAGCAAAATGTTATAGGGTTTGCTATGCGTAGGCTTTCTATTATTGACTTGTCTAGTGGTAAGCAACCTATTTTTTCAGAGGATGGAACTAAGGTTATCGTTTTTAATGGTGAAATTTATAATTATCAAAGTTTAAGAAAGCAGCTTTTATCCGTAGGAAAAACCTTTAAAACCAATTCTGACACCGAAGTTATACTAAGGTTATATGAAGTTTATGGGAAAGAGGCATTCAAAATGTTAGACGGAATGTTTGCTTTCTCTATTTATGATAAGTCTATTAATAAAGTATTTATAGCAAGGGACTTCTTTGGGGAGAAACCCCTATATTATCAGAATTCAAAGGGAGGACTTATTTGGTGTTCGGAGTTAAAATCTTTAATGTCGGTTTCAGAAGAAGAACGAGTTATTTCTAAAGAAGGATTAAATCTTTACTTTCAGTTGACTTATATACCCGCACCTTTTACAATTTATGAGGGAGTCTATAAGTTAGAACCCAATCACTTTATAGAGTATGATTTGGTTGCGAATGAATTTAGATTAGAAAAAATACATATTGAAGGTAAATTTGATAAGAGAGAGATTTCATTTGATGATGCTAAGAAGGAATTGAGGGATTTGGTAAAGGAAAGTGTTCTTTCTAGAAGTATTTCTGATGTTCCCATAGGTACTTTTTTGTCTGGTGGAGTAGATTCTTCTATTGTAACGGTTTGTTTAGCTGAAGAAATGGGGCAAAAGATTAATACTTTTTCTATTGGCTATGATAAAAAATCGTTTGACGAGTCGGATAAATCAAAAATTGTAGCTAAGCAGATAGGCTCTACACATCATCAATTTATACTTAAAGAACAAGATTTAGAAGACGAAATAACTTCTGTACTACAGAATTTTGACGAGCCGTTTGCTGACTCTTCTGCATTGCCTAGTTTTTTTGTGGCAAAAAAAACTAGTGAATATGTAAAAGTAGCTCTGACAGGAGATGGAGGAGATGAAGTCTTTGGAGGATATAACAAATATCTTATAGGAAAAATAAATGAAAGATATACGCAAATAGTGCCAAAGGCTTTGCATTGTACGATAAAAAAAGTGTCAGACTTTTTAACTAAACAAAAAGAGGATCAGCGGGGATTGAAATTTAAAGTGCGAAAAGCAGTTAATGCCATTGACTACGGGGGAGAGTTTTACTATAATATGGTTAAGTTAGGTTTTCAAGAGCCTGAACTATCACGTTTTCTTAGGAAAGAATGGTTAGTAAAAGATGCTTTGAGTCTTTACAAAGAGAGAATACCTAATCCTAAAACACTTAACGATTTTCGTAATGTGGATAGAATGATAAGTTTGGAAGGAGATATGATTGTAAAAGTGGATCGGACAAGTATGTTGACTTCGTTGGAATGTAGGGCGCCCTTTTTAAATAAAAAACTTTGGGATTATTCTCACACTCTTCCAGAGCATTATTTGCTTAATGGGAATAATAAAAAGTATATACTAAAGAAGGCTTTTGAGGATAAATTTCCAGAAGGTTTTTTAGAGAAATCAAAGAAAGGTTTTGGAGTACCTGTTGGGGATTGGTTAAAATCTACACTTAAAGAGGAATTAATGTCTTACGTAGTAACAGAAAAATTGGAGAAACAAGGTCTTTTTAATGTTCTAGAAATCCAAAAATTGGTTTACAATCATTTAAATGAAATAGAAGATAATACATTCCGTGTTTGGACGCTTTACTGCTTTCAGAAGTGGTATTTTAATATGCATTTAGAGTAA
- a CDS encoding glycosyltransferase family 4 protein, which yields MKKKILLLSKYGVAGPSSRYRFYNYYPYFQKVGLDIEFKPLFDDDYIKKIYNNRSFYLFFLQLLAVLKRIIFLLKNYRRYDAFIIEKDMFPFLPLWLEKLFLNHKPYALDFDDHVAASYQSSRLKNKILGNKISELVKHSKFTTVGNRWYFTKFKEGNLIYLPTVIDLDKYPIHNIISKTKTIVWIGSPSTVKYLKLLEPIFVELSSDIDFVLRIIGGEIKLDSRINVEYISWSAESENRLLAESTIGIMPLEETEWEKGKCGFKLIQYLASGIPVVASKLPANEEIITQDCGFIANDLFEWKKYLRFLLENPLIAEEMGVKGRLRVEEYYSYQIWGERYADMIKSKL from the coding sequence ATGAAAAAAAAGATACTTCTCTTGTCCAAATATGGTGTAGCGGGTCCAAGCTCTAGATACCGTTTTTATAATTATTATCCATATTTTCAAAAGGTAGGTTTAGATATAGAGTTTAAGCCACTTTTTGACGACGATTATATCAAAAAAATATATAATAATAGAAGTTTTTATTTATTTTTTTTACAATTATTAGCTGTCTTAAAACGTATAATATTTCTTTTAAAAAATTATAGACGGTATGATGCTTTTATTATTGAAAAGGATATGTTTCCTTTTTTGCCTTTATGGCTAGAAAAGCTTTTTCTAAATCATAAACCTTATGCATTAGATTTTGATGATCATGTCGCAGCATCTTATCAATCTTCTAGACTTAAAAATAAAATTTTAGGAAACAAAATATCTGAGTTGGTTAAACACTCTAAATTTACTACTGTTGGAAATAGGTGGTACTTTACTAAGTTTAAGGAGGGGAATTTAATTTATTTGCCTACGGTGATTGATTTAGATAAATATCCGATTCATAATATAATTTCAAAAACGAAGACAATAGTTTGGATAGGTTCACCATCTACTGTGAAATATTTAAAATTGCTTGAGCCTATTTTTGTTGAGTTGTCAAGCGATATAGATTTTGTTTTAAGAATTATAGGAGGGGAAATTAAGCTAGATTCTCGTATAAATGTTGAATATATTTCTTGGAGTGCAGAGTCCGAAAATCGACTTTTAGCAGAGAGTACAATTGGGATTATGCCTTTAGAAGAAACCGAATGGGAGAAAGGGAAATGTGGGTTTAAATTAATACAATATTTGGCTAGTGGTATTCCTGTAGTAGCCTCTAAATTGCCAGCAAATGAGGAAATTATAACTCAAGATTGCGGTTTTATAGCTAATGATTTGTTTGAATGGAAAAAGTACCTTAGATTCTTGCTTGAAAATCCATTAATCGCTGAGGAAATGGGAGTTAAGGGTAGATTGCGTGTTGAGGAATACTATTCATATCAAATATGGGGGGAGAGATATGCAGATATGATAAAAAGTAAACTTTAG
- a CDS encoding glycosyltransferase family 2 protein codes for MKIDVIIPTYNGSEHIAQQIESILQQPYENITIHLRDDGSKDDTVNIIKSFSNKYPNVILYQDLNNNLGLVKNVEYLLTKCSGDLIFLADQDDVWYEDKIKTFLSYYKPTDTPTLLHSNCMVTDGDLNERGLFLDDNPASNKRIENSYFHYFVQGASSMINKSLKNKILPFPNNIYIHDRYIHFMAELFGERVYIPQPTMWYRQHGANLIGSNTFIDKLKRLNLKQKFYLEPDKKLIEILVNLYPDKKSRFKLYFDMVNNEKSRWSKWKLMYSNNIPLRMKEKVLLWLNN; via the coding sequence ATGAAAATAGATGTTATTATTCCTACTTACAATGGGTCTGAACATATAGCTCAGCAAATTGAAAGTATATTACAACAGCCTTATGAAAATATTACTATACATCTCAGAGATGATGGGAGTAAGGATGATACGGTAAATATTATCAAGAGTTTTTCTAATAAATATCCGAATGTTATTCTATATCAAGATTTAAATAATAACCTTGGGCTCGTCAAAAATGTAGAGTATCTATTAACAAAATGTAGTGGGGATTTAATTTTTCTTGCAGATCAAGATGATGTTTGGTATGAGGATAAAATTAAAACATTTCTCAGCTATTATAAACCTACAGATACACCTACCTTATTACACTCAAACTGTATGGTAACCGATGGCGATTTAAATGAAAGAGGGTTGTTTTTAGATGATAATCCTGCCTCTAATAAAAGAATAGAAAACTCTTATTTTCACTACTTTGTACAGGGAGCTTCGTCCATGATTAATAAGTCTTTAAAAAATAAGATTTTACCATTCCCAAATAATATTTATATCCATGATAGGTATATTCATTTTATGGCAGAATTATTTGGAGAAAGAGTTTATATACCACAACCTACAATGTGGTATAGGCAGCATGGTGCAAATCTTATTGGAAGTAATACATTCATAGATAAGTTGAAACGACTTAATCTAAAACAAAAATTTTATTTGGAACCAGATAAGAAATTGATAGAGATTCTTGTCAATCTATATCCAGATAAAAAAAGTAGATTTAAACTGTATTTTGATATGGTGAATAATGAAAAATCTAGGTGGTCTAAATGGAAGTTAATGTATTCTAATAATATTCCACTTAGAATGAAAGAAAAAGTATTACTATGGTTGAATAATTAA